The Pseudomonas protegens genome contains the following window.
GCGAACGGCCCTTGATACAGGAGTACCCCCATGCTGGCCTTGCGTCCGGTGGCGTTATCCGATCTGCCTCAACTGCTGCGACTGGCCGGCACACGCCTGCTGGGCGTGACTTCGCTGGTGGATGACGAAACCTGCCTGCGGGAAAAGATCCTCGACTCCCTGGCGTCCTTCGCCAAGGTCGAGGCCCGCCAGGGTCCGGAAAACTATTTTATGGTGCTCGAGGACCAGGACAGCGGCCAACTCCACGGCTGCTCGGACATTCTCGCCACCGCCGGCTTTGCCACCCCCTTCTACAGCCTGCGCAACCGCCCCTTCATCAGCAGCTCGCGCGAGCTGAACATCGAGCAGGCGGTGCCGACCCTGTCGCTGTGCCAGGACCTCAGCGAACAGACCCTGCTGCGCAGCTTCCATGTCGATCCGGCATTGGCGGGCACGCCCCAGGCGCAACTGACCTCCCGCGCGCGCCTGCTGTTCATCGCCGCGCACCCCTGGCGCTTTGCCGACAGTTGCATCAGCGAGATCGTCGGCTACAGCGACGACGCCGGCCAATCGCCCTTCTGGGCGGCGGTGGGCCAGCACTTCTTCGACCTGCCCTATGTCGAGGCCGAACGCCTGTGCGCCTTGCAGGGCCGCGGCTTTCTCGCCGAACTGATGCCCCAGTACCCGCTGTACATCCCGATGCTGCCGCAGCCGGCCCAGGACTGCATCGGACGCATTCACCCGGCGGCCCGGGAAGCCTGCGACATCCTCGTCGACGAGGGCTTTGCGCCGACCCAGTACGTTGACCTGTTCGATGCCGGCCCGACCCTGCAGGCACGCCATAACCAGCTACGCTCGATCATTCAGAGCCGGGTCGCGACCAGCTACCTGAGCCCGCAGAGCGGCCAGGGCCGCCACTGGCTGCTGAGCAATGACCGGCTGCAGGGCTTTCGCGCGATTGTCGTGCCCCTGGATGAGGCCCCGGGGGACGTGATCGGCCTGGACCACTCGATGTTCCAGGCCCTGCAATTGACACCGGGCGAGCCGGTGCGGGCGGTGGCGTTATGAGCCAGCCGCGGTTTTACCGCTGCCCCGGGCAGCGTCAAGGAGCTGTGCCATGATCGTCCGTCCGATCCGCGTCACCGATCTGCCGGCGCTGCTGAGGCTGCTGCAAGGCAACGGTCGCGAGTTGAACAACCTCTCCACCGACCCCGAGCGCCTGGCTCATCGGCTGCGCTGGGCCCAGCGCACCTTCGCCAATCAGGTGGAACGGGCCGACGCCGACTACCTGTTCGTACTGGAGGACGACGACCAGCAAGTGATCGGCGTCTGCGGCCTGAGCGGCGCCATCGGCCTGCGCGAGCCCTGCTACCACTACCGGGTGGGCATCACCCGCGGCCGCGCCCCGGAGCTGGGGATCGAAAAACAGATCCCGACCCTGTTCCTGTGCAACGAGATGACCGGGCAATCCCTGCTCTGCTCGCTGTACCTGCGCCACGACCAGCGCCAGGGCTACGCCGGGCGCCTGCTGTCCACCGCGCGCCTGCTGTTCGTCGCCGAATACCCGAAGCTGTTCGGCGACAAGCTGGTGGCCGAGCTGCGGGGCCAGCTCGACGGCCAGGGCCGTTCGCCGTTCTGGGACAGCCTGGGGCGCCACTTCTTCAAGATGGACTTCCAGCAGGCCAATCGCCTGTCCAGCCAGGGCAGCAAGCCGTTCATCGCCGAACTCATGCCACGCCAGCCGCTGTACACCTGCCTGCTCAGCCCCGCCGCCCAGGCCGCCATCGGCCAGGCCCACCACAGCACCGAGCAGGCGGTGCACATCCTGCGGGACGAAGGCTTCAACCATCAGGGCTGCATCGACATCTTCGACGGCGGGCCGCTGATCGAGGCCGAGGTGACGAAGATCCGCAGCGTGCGTGAAAGCCAGACCCTGCCCCTGCTGGTGGGCACTCCGGACGCGCAGGCGCCGGTGTGGCTGATTCACAACCGGCGCCTGGAGAACTGCCGCATCACCGCCGCGCCCGGGCGCCTGGTGTCCGGCTGCCTGCTGGTGGACCGCCTGACCGCCAAACGCCTGCAACTGCAGCCCGGCGACTCGGTGCGCGCCGTGCCGCTGCTGGCCTGCGAGTCCCCGCCGACACGGCGCTCACAGCGGCACCTGACCCCGGAAACCGCCGCGCTGCCGTAGCCACCGCCTTGCCCGTTATCAGGCACGACTCGCTGCAGATCCGCCATCGCCCTTGAACCGCAAGCACCCGGCGCCAGGCCCGACGTTGACGAACGTCGGTGCGAGTGTTCAGATGCCGCCCAGTTTCAGGTGCCTCATGCCGCCGTGCATGAGGTGAAACGGGAAACCGGTGCGCCCCTTCAGGGCTAGTCCGGTGCTGCCCCCGCAACGGTAAGCGAGTGCTGCATTCAACACGCCACTGTACCCAAGGTATGGGAAGGCGAATGCCGCCACACTCGTCAGCCCGGAGACCGGCCTGGAACCTGTGTTTGGCAATCCTGCGGTGGGCGGGCATGGGCCGGTATGGTCGCGTGCCTGTGGCCGATACCTTCTCCTGCGTGCTTCCCGAAGACACTTTCGAGAAGACCAAGAATGACAACACCTGAGACTTTCCTTGCACGCGACTGGCGTGCACCGCGCCGCAGCATGAGCGGCGCCCTGTTCGGCTGCCTGTTCAGCCCCCTGCTGCTGGCGGACGACGCGCCGCTGAAACTGGAGCAGCAATGGGTTTCCGCCCCTTCGGTGGAGTCCACCACGGTGGCCGAAATGGCCAGGTACGGCAGCAAGGTGGAGATCATCGATCGCCAGCAGATCGAGCGTGCCGGCCCCAGCAGCGACATCACCCGGGTCCTGCAGATGTACGTGCCGGGCCTCTACGTCGCACCGAAAAACGGCCCCTTCGACTACGGCACCTATTCCCTGCTGGGCGGGCGCAACGACGACACCCTGATCCTGCTGGACGGCGTGCGCCTGAACAACCGCCTGTACGGCGGCCTGTACCTGGACACCCTGCCGGCCAACGCCATCGAGCGCATCGAGGTGCTCAAGGGCGGCCAGAGCCTGCTGTTCGGCACCCAGGCGGTGTCCGGGGTGATCAACATCGTCACCCGCAGCCCGCAGACCCGCGACGTCTCCGGCGAGGTCAACCTGGGCCTGGACAGCTTCCGGGGCCAGAGCGGCGATGCCCGCGCCGAGCAGATCCTCAGCAACGGCCTGGGCGACCTGGGCCTGCTGGCCTATGTCAGCCATAACGTCTCCGACGGTTACCAGCCCTATCGCAACAGCGCCTACAGCCCCAACACCCGGGACAAGAAACGCGGCTATGCCGTGACCACCTTCGGCGCCAAGGCGATCCAGGGCTTTGCCGACGATTCGCGGCTGGAACTGTTCTACCAGTACAGCGACGCCAACCTGGATTTCGCCCGCCCGGTGAACAACCATAAAACCACCAACGACCGCATCCAGCAGATCGCCACCGCGACCTTCGAGCAGCGCCTGGGCGAGCGCTTCAGCTACTTCGTCAAAGGCCATGTCAACGACTGGGACACCCGCTACACCCGCATCAACACCACCGAGGGCG
Protein-coding sequences here:
- a CDS encoding arginine N-succinyltransferase, coding for MLALRPVALSDLPQLLRLAGTRLLGVTSLVDDETCLREKILDSLASFAKVEARQGPENYFMVLEDQDSGQLHGCSDILATAGFATPFYSLRNRPFISSSRELNIEQAVPTLSLCQDLSEQTLLRSFHVDPALAGTPQAQLTSRARLLFIAAHPWRFADSCISEIVGYSDDAGQSPFWAAVGQHFFDLPYVEAERLCALQGRGFLAELMPQYPLYIPMLPQPAQDCIGRIHPAAREACDILVDEGFAPTQYVDLFDAGPTLQARHNQLRSIIQSRVATSYLSPQSGQGRHWLLSNDRLQGFRAIVVPLDEAPGDVIGLDHSMFQALQLTPGEPVRAVAL
- a CDS encoding arginine N-succinyltransferase, with the translated sequence MIVRPIRVTDLPALLRLLQGNGRELNNLSTDPERLAHRLRWAQRTFANQVERADADYLFVLEDDDQQVIGVCGLSGAIGLREPCYHYRVGITRGRAPELGIEKQIPTLFLCNEMTGQSLLCSLYLRHDQRQGYAGRLLSTARLLFVAEYPKLFGDKLVAELRGQLDGQGRSPFWDSLGRHFFKMDFQQANRLSSQGSKPFIAELMPRQPLYTCLLSPAAQAAIGQAHHSTEQAVHILRDEGFNHQGCIDIFDGGPLIEAEVTKIRSVRESQTLPLLVGTPDAQAPVWLIHNRRLENCRITAAPGRLVSGCLLVDRLTAKRLQLQPGDSVRAVPLLACESPPTRRSQRHLTPETAALP